In the genome of Streptococcus mitis, one region contains:
- a CDS encoding integrase, which yields MALRKSRDGTWIVDVSNGINPISLKQRRIVRKGFKTKKEALEAEQYLRSVELKEKSFNSKISIDILYDLLKEEDRINNRKQSYIDTQENNYNRHIKNYFEKVDDVAKLTYEDIYQFREHLRDKNTQNSEKKLSPNTINKIIILLKKILDVGLRKGFYKEHPVGLLKKLPIEKVKLNFWTVKEFKHFLTLFSNDEYNIKLLFTVLFFTGLRLGEALALTWKDIEFSTNTIHVSKSIYVKKGEEHISSTKTKAGTRRIIMNTKLVETLEEWRQTQHERLKEFTTNLDDLQIFQNSPITITKDSIEKQYKKILQRDSSLKKIRIHDFRHSHASLLINQGEDYLVVKERLGHASITTTIDTYSHLYPSKQQKLADKLDDLL from the coding sequence ATGGCTTTACGTAAAAGTAGAGACGGAACTTGGATTGTTGATGTTTCCAATGGTATAAATCCAATATCTCTAAAACAACGTAGAATTGTAAGAAAAGGATTCAAAACTAAAAAAGAAGCATTGGAGGCCGAACAATACTTACGAAGTGTCGAACTTAAAGAAAAAAGTTTCAACTCAAAAATATCAATTGATATCCTTTATGATCTCTTAAAAGAAGAGGATAGAATAAACAACAGAAAACAAAGCTATATAGATACACAAGAAAACAACTATAACAGGCATATAAAAAACTATTTTGAAAAAGTTGATGATGTAGCTAAATTAACTTATGAAGATATCTATCAATTCAGAGAACATCTAAGAGATAAAAATACTCAAAACTCAGAAAAGAAGCTAAGTCCAAACACTATTAATAAAATTATAATTTTACTAAAGAAAATTCTGGATGTTGGATTAAGAAAGGGATTTTACAAGGAACATCCCGTAGGATTACTGAAAAAATTACCCATAGAAAAAGTAAAATTAAATTTCTGGACAGTAAAAGAATTTAAGCATTTCTTAACACTATTTAGCAACGATGAATACAATATAAAATTACTATTCACAGTTCTATTTTTTACTGGTCTAAGACTCGGAGAAGCTCTTGCTCTAACGTGGAAGGACATAGAGTTTTCTACAAATACAATCCATGTAAGTAAATCAATATACGTTAAAAAAGGTGAAGAACACATTAGTAGTACAAAGACAAAAGCTGGAACCCGAAGAATCATCATGAACACCAAACTAGTGGAGACACTAGAAGAATGGAGGCAAACACAGCATGAAAGATTAAAAGAATTTACAACCAACCTAGATGATCTACAGATATTTCAAAATAGCCCGATTACGATAACTAAGGATTCAATCGAAAAACAATATAAAAAAATATTACAAAGAGATAGTTCTTTAAAAAAAATAAGAATTCATGACTTCAGGCATTCACATGCTTCCCTACTAATAAACCAAGGAGAAGATTATCTTGTCGTAAAAGAAAGATTAGGACATGCTTCTATAACTACAACAATAGATACATACTCTCATTTGTATCCAAGCAAGCAACAAAAATTAGCGGATAAATTAGATGATTTGTTATAA
- a CDS encoding replication initiation protein, with protein MSVDADGPFLTDRVCSNTTLCKLGVPSKEFSISKGFGDFKGGKIKQKVESKSMAKNEHLRSVFDWIQIQFDKTEFSPREIIEDILFLDYDLFIENKGSLKYYNYDSQLHYGNIRIYYGAKESSYMLVMSGQALEFYRDMVLDPNSLSERQFLNNLYYNYNHFSVRRIDIAIDDFNETPYFTPNQLLKICQKKRFIYGKSTYYNTYGDETIGQTLYLRKPNDDERLRIYDKRLERAEKLGISKRYIENWIRTELELRKEKAHYFIQEWLHSEIDLLNFTKGYLKEKVRFYSDSYFSKPLRSWEKFLGHSKPVSIIISKSKTELEQKLEWFTYKGSGAILKAYKFLYDNNLLHEYEKANYLALNNMEYPPDLASGLIERAILFKREDLIPTIKENIKRRN; from the coding sequence ATGAGCGTAGATGCGGACGGACCATTTTTGACCGATAGGGTGTGTAGTAACACCACCCTCTGCAAGTTAGGTGTACCATCGAAAGAATTCAGTATTTCCAAGGGTTTCGGAGATTTTAAGGGTGGCAAAATTAAGCAAAAAGTTGAATCAAAATCTATGGCAAAAAATGAACATTTACGTTCTGTATTTGACTGGATTCAAATTCAGTTTGATAAGACTGAATTTTCGCCAAGAGAAATAATCGAAGACATTCTATTTCTTGACTATGACCTATTTATTGAGAATAAAGGGAGCCTTAAATACTATAACTATGATAGCCAGCTTCATTATGGGAATATCCGTATCTACTATGGAGCGAAAGAGTCGTCCTACATGCTTGTCATGTCAGGACAGGCACTCGAGTTCTATAGAGATATGGTATTAGATCCAAATAGTCTGTCCGAAAGACAGTTTTTGAACAACCTCTACTACAATTACAATCATTTTTCAGTAAGACGAATTGATATTGCAATAGATGATTTTAATGAAACACCCTATTTCACTCCTAATCAGCTTCTAAAGATTTGTCAGAAGAAACGCTTTATATATGGAAAAAGCACCTACTACAATACCTACGGAGATGAAACAATCGGCCAGACCTTATATTTGAGAAAACCCAATGATGACGAAAGACTTAGAATTTACGATAAACGCTTAGAACGAGCTGAGAAGCTCGGTATCAGCAAGCGGTATATAGAAAATTGGATAAGAACTGAGTTAGAACTTAGGAAAGAAAAAGCTCACTACTTCATTCAAGAATGGTTGCATTCAGAAATAGATCTTCTCAACTTTACCAAGGGATATCTCAAAGAAAAAGTGAGGTTCTATAGTGATAGCTATTTCTCAAAACCTTTGAGATCTTGGGAAAAGTTTTTAGGCCATTCAAAACCCGTCTCTATCATTATTTCAAAATCAAAAACAGAACTAGAACAAAAATTAGAATGGTTTACCTATAAAGGTTCAGGAGCTATTCTAAAAGCGTATAAATTTCTATACGACAATAACTTACTGCATGAGTATGAGAAAGCTAACTATCTCGCACTCAACAATATGGAATATCCACCAGATTTAGCAAGTGGATTAATAGAAAGAGCAATACTCTTTAAACGAGAGGATTTGATCCCTACAATCAAAGAAAATATTAAAAGGAGAAATTAA
- a CDS encoding Cro/Cl family transcriptional regulator: MYTEDYKFSERLKTLRKSKKLTQVQISELIGVQQGTYSRWENGTLEPGLEFVVKLANIFGTTTDYLLGQKPYSIISSLPLEQLDLTNIANFSKDEFDILKHSIAVSVARNKIKATELKDRVIEKNQLSEKDAELLNKIFEEVKTYWEN, translated from the coding sequence ATGTATACAGAGGATTATAAATTTTCAGAGAGGTTAAAAACTCTCAGAAAATCAAAAAAGTTAACTCAAGTACAAATATCGGAATTAATTGGAGTTCAACAAGGGACATATTCTCGGTGGGAGAATGGAACGTTAGAACCAGGATTAGAATTCGTTGTGAAATTAGCAAATATCTTTGGGACTACTACAGATTATTTGCTGGGACAAAAACCTTATTCAATTATCAGTAGTTTACCTCTAGAACAATTAGATCTTACCAATATTGCAAACTTTTCAAAGGATGAGTTTGATATTTTGAAACATTCAATAGCAGTTTCGGTGGCAAGAAATAAAATAAAGGCAACAGAACTAAAAGATAGAGTTATAGAAAAAAATCAGTTGTCAGAAAAAGATGCAGAACTTTTGAATAAGATTTTTGAAGAAGTTAAAACTTATTGGGAAAATTAG
- a CDS encoding multidrug transporter has protein sequence MSYFYLFIAIVGEILGTNLLKLSDGFTKPIPTVSALLSYGVCFYFLSLAMQKIPLGIAYATWSAVGLVLTASIAVMIFKETLNVYSIIGLILIIIGVVMVNLLGNAGH, from the coding sequence ATGTCATACTTTTATCTTTTTATCGCCATTGTAGGAGAGATATTGGGAACTAACCTTTTGAAATTATCAGACGGTTTTACAAAGCCTATTCCAACCGTTTCTGCCCTACTTAGCTATGGCGTTTGTTTCTATTTCCTCTCACTAGCAATGCAAAAAATTCCTTTAGGAATAGCTTATGCAACATGGTCAGCTGTCGGTTTAGTTTTGACAGCCTCTATCGCAGTAATGATTTTCAAAGAAACACTAAATGTTTATAGCATTATCGGTTTAATTTTGATTATCATTGGTGTTGTCATGGTTAACTTATTAGGAAATGCAGGACATTAA
- a CDS encoding NAD(+) diphosphatase yields MIYFNVLRGLDFTGKITFKNFKKEVSIFDKTMTCCPECGHPLEKKFLKDEGDIPYCSQCASFRFPVFNTAISAILFNEKHDKILLIKQYDMAEHILLAGYVSNDIHNQFLQSLKAINLASLITDMGNKIAQN; encoded by the coding sequence TTGATTTATTTCAATGTCTTGCGTGGTCTCGATTTTACTGGTAAAATTACTTTTAAGAACTTTAAAAAAGAGGTTTCTATATTTGACAAAACAATGACTTGTTGTCCCGAATGTGGGCATCCTTTGGAGAAAAAATTTTTAAAAGATGAGGGAGATATTCCTTATTGTTCACAATGTGCGAGTTTTCGTTTTCCAGTCTTTAATACAGCAATTAGTGCGATTTTATTTAATGAAAAACATGATAAGATTCTCTTGATTAAGCAATATGACATGGCTGAGCATATTTTGCTAGCTGGTTATGTGTCTAATGATATTCACAACCAATTTCTACAATCATTAAAGGCAATTAATTTAGCCTCTCTTATTACGGATATGGGTAATAAAATTGCACAAAACTAG
- a CDS encoding gamma-glutamylcysteine synthetase, translating to MSRSIDLLKHRYLKNIKENPELFVGIELEYPVANLEGDTTDIEVIKHLFRYLVSALDFTVEKVDDFGNSIQLVDPISQDAILFEVSYTTIEFAFGKVKEIQEVENRFNNYMDVIQRKLGESNHAIVGCGIHPNWDKNENCPVAYPRYQMLMDYLNLSCNVTESDLHHFPEYGAFICGSQVQLDVSKSNYLRVINTFTQIEGAKAYLFANSEFSGEDWDTKIARDIFWEESMHGIYPENVGVNSSLFKDEDDFFDYLDHSAIFTAERDGHTYYFYPIRTGDYLSTPEIQAFALNGDEVLIYPQEKDFETHRSYQYQDLTTRGTVEFRSVCTQSLDRTFASAAFHLGLLVNLDKLEAYLETAPFFKEFGRNYKFLRRQFSKKKLTDEEETAIIEISKDLLLLAEEGLKMRNKQEMTYLQPLKEELGL from the coding sequence ATGTCTCGTTCTATCGATTTATTAAAGCATCGGTATTTGAAAAATATTAAAGAAAATCCTGAATTGTTTGTTGGAATTGAGTTGGAGTATCCTGTTGCAAATTTAGAAGGTGATACTACAGATATTGAAGTTATCAAACACTTATTCCGATATTTAGTTTCTGCTTTGGATTTCACTGTAGAAAAGGTAGATGATTTTGGCAATTCTATCCAGTTAGTAGATCCGATAAGTCAGGATGCTATTTTGTTTGAAGTTTCCTATACAACGATTGAGTTTGCATTTGGTAAGGTTAAAGAAATTCAAGAGGTAGAGAATCGTTTTAATAATTATATGGATGTAATTCAGAGAAAATTAGGCGAATCCAATCATGCTATTGTTGGCTGTGGAATTCATCCTAACTGGGATAAAAATGAGAATTGTCCAGTTGCTTATCCACGTTATCAGATGTTGATGGATTATTTGAATTTGAGTTGCAATGTGACTGAATCAGACTTGCATCATTTCCCTGAGTATGGTGCTTTTATCTGTGGGAGTCAGGTTCAGCTTGATGTTTCAAAATCTAACTACTTACGGGTGATTAATACTTTTACTCAAATTGAAGGGGCTAAGGCGTATTTATTTGCTAATTCTGAGTTTTCAGGTGAGGATTGGGATACGAAAATTGCAAGGGATATTTTCTGGGAAGAATCTATGCATGGTATCTATCCAGAAAATGTCGGTGTCAATTCTAGTCTCTTTAAAGATGAGGATGATTTTTTTGACTATCTCGATCATTCTGCAATTTTTACTGCGGAACGCGATGGACACACCTATTATTTTTATCCCATTCGGACTGGGGACTATTTATCTACACCTGAAATCCAGGCATTTGCCCTGAATGGAGATGAGGTTCTTATTTACCCTCAAGAGAAGGATTTTGAAACTCATCGTAGTTATCAGTATCAGGACTTAACGACTCGAGGAACGGTTGAGTTTCGTAGTGTGTGTACTCAGTCGCTTGATAGGACTTTTGCTTCTGCTGCCTTTCACTTGGGATTATTAGTTAATTTAGACAAGTTAGAAGCTTACTTAGAAACAGCACCTTTCTTTAAAGAATTTGGGCGAAATTATAAGTTTTTAAGACGGCAATTTTCTAAGAAGAAGCTTACAGATGAGGAAGAAACTGCGATTATTGAAATTTCCAAAGACTTACTCCTGCTAGCTGAGGAAGGACTGAAGATGAGAAATAAGCAAGAAATGACCTACTTACAGCCTTTGAAAGAAGAATTGGGCCTATAA
- a CDS encoding threonine synthase: MTLVYQSTRDTNNTVTASQAILQGLATDGGLFTPLTYPKVDLDFDKLKDASYQEVAKLVLSAFLDDFTAEELDYCINNAYDSKFDTSAIAPLVKLDGQYNLELFHGSTIAFKDMALSILPYFMKTAAKKHGLEDKIVILTATSGDTGKAAMAGFADVPGTEIIVFYPKDGVSKVQELQMTTQTGDNTHVIAIDGNFDDAQTNVKHMFNDVALREKLAANKLQFSSANSMNIGRLVPQIVYYVYAYAQLVKTGEIVVGDKVNFTVPTGNFGNILAAFYAKQIGLPVGKLICASNDNNVLTDFFKTRVYDKKREFKVTTSPSMDILVSSNLERLIFHLLGNDAVKTAELMNALNTQGQYELTDFDTDILDLFAAEYATEEETAAEIKRVYESDSYIEDPHTAVASAVYKKYQAATGDATKTVIASTASPYKFPVVTVEAVTGKVGFTDFEALAQLHEISGVAVPPAVDGLETAPVRHKTTVAAADMQAAVEAYLGL, translated from the coding sequence ATGACATTAGTTTATCAATCAACGCGTGATACCAACAATACAGTAACTGCCAGCCAAGCTATTTTGCAAGGTTTGGCGACGGATGGTGGTTTGTTTACACCGCTTACTTATCCAAAGGTAGATTTGGACTTTGACAAATTGAAAGATGCTTCTTACCAGGAAGTTGCTAAGCTAGTTTTGTCAGCATTTTTAGATGACTTTACAGCTGAGGAGTTGGACTACTGTATCAACAATGCCTATGATAGCAAATTTGATACTTCAGCTATCGCGCCATTAGTGAAATTAGACGGACAATATAACTTGGAACTTTTCCATGGTTCAACGATTGCCTTTAAGGATATGGCCTTGTCTATCTTGCCATACTTTATGAAGACTGCTGCTAAGAAACATGGTTTGGAGGATAAGATTGTCATCTTGACAGCGACATCTGGCGACACGGGGAAAGCTGCTATGGCAGGATTTGCAGATGTCCCTGGTACTGAGATTATCGTCTTTTATCCAAAGGATGGTGTCAGCAAGGTTCAAGAGTTGCAAATGACCACTCAGACTGGCGACAATACTCATGTTATTGCTATTGATGGTAACTTTGACGATGCGCAAACTAACGTCAAACATATGTTTAACGATGTGGCCCTTCGTGAAAAATTAGCGGCAAACAAGTTGCAATTTTCATCAGCTAACTCTATGAACATTGGTCGTTTGGTGCCACAGATTGTTTATTATGTTTATGCTTACGCTCAGTTGGTTAAGACTGGTGAAATTGTAGTTGGTGATAAGGTCAACTTCACAGTACCAACAGGAAACTTTGGAAATATCTTGGCTGCCTTTTATGCTAAGCAAATTGGTCTACCAGTTGGCAAATTAATCTGTGCTTCAAATGACAACAATGTTTTGACAGACTTCTTCAAGACACGGGTTTATGACAAGAAGCGTGAGTTTAAGGTAACAACTAGTCCATCTATGGATATTTTGGTATCTTCAAACTTGGAGCGCTTGATTTTCCATCTTTTGGGGAATGATGCAGTTAAGACAGCTGAACTTATGAATGCCTTGAACACGCAAGGTCAATATGAGTTGACAGACTTTGATACAGATATTCTGGACCTCTTTGCAGCTGAATATGCGACTGAGGAAGAAACAGCGGCAGAAATCAAGCGTGTTTATGAGTCAGATTCTTATATCGAGGATCCACATACGGCGGTTGCCTCAGCAGTTTATAAGAAATACCAAGCGGCTACTGGCGATGCGACTAAGACAGTGATTGCTTCAACAGCTAGTCCATACAAGTTCCCAGTAGTTACAGTAGAAGCGGTAACAGGGAAAGTTGGTTTTACTGACTTTGAAGCCTTGGCTCAATTACATGAAATCTCAGGAGTCGCAGTGCCGCCAGCAGTTGATGGCCTTGAAACAGCTCCTGTTCGTCACAAGACAACAGTGGCAGCTGCTGATATGCAAGCAGCGGTTGAGGCTTATCTAGGACTTTAA
- a CDS encoding MATE family efflux transporter — protein sequence MFKKNKDILNIALPAMGENFLQMLMGMVDSYLVAHLGLIAISGVSVAGNIITIYQAIFIALGAAISSVISKNLGQKDQSMLAYHVTEALKITLLLSFLLGFLSIFAGKEMIGLLGTERDVAESGGLYLSLVGGSIVLLGLMTSLGALIRATHNPRLPLYVSLLSNALNILFSSLAIFILDMGIAGVAWGTILSRLVSLVILWSQLKLPYAKPTFGLDKDLLTLAIPAAGERLMMRAGDVVIIALVVSFGTEAVAGNAVGEVLTQFNYMPAFGVATATVMLVARAVGEDDWKRVAGLSKQTFWLSLLLMLPLTFSIYALRIPLTHLYTTDPLAVEASVLVTLFSLLGTPMATGTVIYTAVWQGLGNARFPFYATSIGMWCIRIGTAYLMGIVLGWGLPGIWAGTLLDNGFRWLFLRYRYQRYMSLKG from the coding sequence TTGTTTAAGAAAAATAAAGACATTCTTAATATTGCCTTGCCAGCTATGGGCGAAAATTTTTTGCAGATGCTCATGGGGATGGTGGATAGTTACTTAGTAGCCCACTTGGGCTTGATAGCTATTTCGGGTGTATCAGTAGCTGGCAATATTATCACGATTTATCAGGCGATTTTCATCGCTCTGGGAGCTGCTATTTCCAGTGTTATTTCAAAAAATTTGGGGCAGAAGGATCAATCTATGCTAGCCTATCATGTGACTGAGGCATTGAAGATTACCTTACTATTAAGTTTCCTTTTAGGATTTTTGTCCATCTTCGCTGGGAAAGAGATGATAGGACTTTTGGGGACGGAGAGAGATGTAGCTGAGAGTGGTGGACTCTACCTATCTTTGGTAGGCGGATCGATTGTTCTCTTAGGTTTAATGACTAGTCTGGGAGCCTTGATTCGTGCAACGCATAATCCACGTCTGCCTCTTTATGTTAGTCTCTTGTCAAATGCCTTGAATATTCTCTTTTCCAGCCTAGCTATTTTTATCCTTGATATGGGGATAGCGGGTGTTGCTTGGGGGACTATTCTGTCTCGTTTGGTTAGTCTTGTGATTTTGTGGTCACAATTAAAACTGCCTTATGCGAAGCCAACTTTTGGACTGGATAAAGATTTACTGACTTTGGCAATACCAGCAGCTGGAGAGCGGCTTATGATGCGGGCTGGAGATGTCGTTATCATTGCCTTGGTTGTTTCTTTCGGGACGGAGGCAGTGGCTGGAAATGCGGTCGGAGAAGTCTTGACCCAGTTTAACTACATGCCAGCCTTTGGCGTTGCTACGGCAACGGTTATGTTGGTAGCCCGAGCAGTTGGGGAGGATGATTGGAAAAGAGTAGCTGGTTTGAGTAAGCAAACCTTTTGGCTTTCTCTGCTTCTCATGTTGCCTTTGACCTTTAGTATCTATGCTTTAAGAATACCACTGACTCATCTCTATACGACTGATCCTCTAGCGGTTGAGGCTAGTGTTCTAGTGACACTTTTTTCACTACTTGGTACTCCCATGGCGACAGGGACAGTTATTTATACGGCAGTTTGGCAGGGTTTGGGGAATGCTCGGTTTCCCTTTTATGCGACAAGTATAGGAATGTGGTGTATTCGCATTGGGACAGCCTATCTGATGGGAATTGTTCTTGGTTGGGGCTTGCCTGGTATTTGGGCAGGAACTCTTTTGGATAATGGTTTTCGCTGGTTATTTCTACGCTACCGCTACCAGCGTTATATGAGCTTGAAAGGATAG
- a CDS encoding HAD family hydrolase, with translation MQKTAFIWDLDGTLLDSYEAILSGIEETFAQFSIPYDKEKVREFILKFSVQDLLVQVAEERKLDVEVLNQVRAQSLAEKNAQVVLMPGAREVLAWADQVGIRNFVYTHKGDNAFTILRDLGLESYFTEILTSQSGFARKPNSEAANYLLDKYQLDSDKTYYIGDRTLDVEFAQNSGIQSINFLESSYEGNHRIQSLTDIPHIFESK, from the coding sequence ATGCAAAAAACAGCTTTTATATGGGATTTAGATGGGACTTTATTGGACTCTTACGAAGCGATTTTATCAGGGATTGAGGAGACTTTTGCTCAGTTTTCTATTCCTTATGATAAGGAGAAAGTGAGAGAGTTTATCCTTAAATTTTCTGTGCAGGATTTGCTTGTGCAGGTGGCAGAAGAGAGAAAACTGGATGTGGAAGTGCTAAATCAGGTGCGTGCCCAGAGTCTTGCTGAGAAGAATGCCCAGGTAGTTTTGATGCCAGGTGCGCGTGAGGTGTTGGCTTGGGCAGACCAAGTAGGGATTCGGAACTTTGTTTACACTCATAAGGGAGACAATGCTTTTACCATTCTAAGAGACTTGGGATTGGAATCCTATTTCACAGAGATTTTAACCAGTCAGAGTGGTTTTGCGCGGAAGCCAAATTCAGAAGCGGCTAACTATCTGTTAGACAAGTATCAGTTGGATTCTGACAAGACTTATTATATAGGGGACCGGACTCTGGATGTGGAATTCGCCCAGAATAGTGGGATTCAAAGTATCAACTTTTTAGAATCGTCTTATGAAGGGAATCACAGGATTCAGTCGCTAACAGATATTCCTCATATTTTTGAGAGCAAGTAA
- a CDS encoding peptidoglycan-binding protein LysM, producing MKKRIILASTVALSFAPVLATQAEEILWTARSVEQIQNDLTKMDNKTSYTVQYGDTLSTIAEALGVDVTVLANLNKITNMDLIFPETVLTTTVNEAEEVTEVEIQTPQADSSEEVTTATADLTTNQVTVDDQTVQVADLSQPIAEAPKAIETTSTKEVVSSSEVAETVTAAEEVAPSTDSSTSAEQTVETTSPVEEAAPQATTPAEKEETQANPQAASTVEATTTPVEEKATEPTATSSEESSSEATPAVSTYQSEETKTVSTIYAAPAAPDYAGLAVAKSENAGLQPQTAAFKEEIANLFGITSFSGYRPGDSGDHGKGLAIDFMVPEGSELGDKIAEYAIQNMASRGISYIIWKQRFYAPFDSKYGPANTWNPMPDRGSVTENHYDHVHVSMNG from the coding sequence ATGAAGAAAAGAATAATATTAGCGTCAACAGTAGCCTTGTCATTTGCTCCAGTATTGGCAACTCAAGCAGAAGAAATTCTTTGGACTGCCCGTAGTGTTGAGCAAATCCAAAACGATTTGACTAAAATGGACAACAAAACAAGTTATACAGTTCAGTATGGTGATACTTTGAGCACCATTGCAGAAGCCTTGGGTGTAGATGTCACAGTTCTTGCGAATTTGAATAAAATCACTAATATGGACTTGATTTTCCCAGAAACTGTTTTGACAACAACTGTCAATGAAGCAGAAGAAGTAACAGAAGTTGAAATCCAAACTCCTCAAGCAGATTCTAGTGAAGAAGTGACAACTGCGACAGCAGATTTGACAACCAATCAAGTAACCGTTGATGATCAAACTGTTCAGGTTGCAGACCTTTCTCAACCAATTGCAGAAGCTCCAAAAGCGATAGAAACTACAAGCACAAAAGAAGTAGTATCAAGTTCAGAAGTTGCAGAGACGGTGACTGCTGCAGAAGAAGTGGCACCATCTACAGACTCTTCTACGTCAGCGGAGCAAACAGTCGAAACAACCAGTCCAGTTGAAGAAGCAGCCCCTCAGGCAACGACTCCAGCTGAGAAAGAGGAAACTCAAGCAAACCCACAAGCTGCTTCAACAGTGGAAGCAACTACAACTCCAGTAGAAGAAAAAGCAACGGAACCAACTGCAACAAGTTCAGAAGAATCATCAAGTGAAGCTACACCAGCAGTTTCTACTTATCAATCAGAAGAGACGAAAACAGTTTCAACAATTTACGCGGCTCCAGCTGCGCCTGATTATGCTGGACTTGCAGTAGCAAAATCTGAAAATGCAGGCCTTCAACCACAAACGGCTGCCTTTAAAGAAGAAATTGCTAACTTGTTTGGTATCACATCCTTTAGTGGTTACCGTCCAGGGGACAGTGGAGATCATGGAAAAGGTTTGGCTATCGACTTTATGGTACCAGAAGGCTCAGAACTAGGGGATAAGATTGCGGAATACGCTATTCAAAATATGGCCAGTCGTGGTATTAGTTACATCATCTGGAAACAACGTTTCTATGCTCCATTCGATAGCAAATATGGACCAGCTAATACTTGGAATCCAATGCCAGACCGTGGTAGCGTGACAGAAAACCACTATGACCACGTTCACGTTTCAATGAATGGATAA
- a CDS encoding MarR family transcriptional regulator, translated as MLEIQDLLYQLRLSEQASTQLFEKRLGISLTRYQILLFLLKHSPCNQIAVQERLKIDQAALTRHFKILEKEGLVERHRNPENQREVLVEATKYAKEQLVVNPPLQHIKVKEAMESILTESERTELSRLLNKLVLGIENIEI; from the coding sequence ATGCTAGAGATTCAAGATTTACTGTATCAACTCCGCTTGTCTGAGCAAGCGAGTACGCAATTGTTTGAAAAAAGACTTGGGATTAGTTTGACACGGTATCAGATTTTATTATTTTTGTTGAAGCATTCCCCTTGTAATCAAATAGCAGTTCAGGAGCGTTTGAAAATTGATCAGGCTGCTTTGACACGGCATTTCAAGATTTTGGAAAAGGAAGGTTTGGTGGAGCGTCATCGTAATCCTGAAAATCAGCGAGAAGTGTTGGTAGAGGCTACGAAGTATGCCAAGGAGCAGTTAGTGGTGAATCCCCCTCTGCAACATATCAAGGTTAAGGAAGCGATGGAAAGTATCTTAACAGAGTCTGAGAGAACAGAACTCAGCCGTTTATTAAATAAATTGGTTTTGGGTATTGAAAATATAGAAATTTAA
- a CDS encoding pyrrolidone-carboxylate peptidase: MKVLVTGFEPFGGEKVNPALEAIKGLPAEIHGAEVRWLEVPTVFHKSAQVLEEEMNCYQPDFVLCIGQAGGRTSLTPERVAINQDDARIPDNEGNQPIDLPIRQDGASAYFSSLPIKAMVQAIKMVGLPASVSNTAGTFVCNHLMYQALYLVEKKFPHVKAGFMHIPYMMEQVVNRPTTPAMSLVDIRRGIEAAIGAIIEYGDEDLKLVGGETH, translated from the coding sequence ATGAAAGTATTAGTGACAGGTTTTGAGCCCTTTGGAGGGGAAAAGGTTAATCCAGCCTTGGAGGCTATTAAAGGTTTACCAGCTGAAATCCATGGTGCGGAGGTCCGTTGGCTAGAAGTACCGACAGTTTTTCATAAATCGGCCCAAGTATTGGAAGAAGAGATGAACTGTTATCAACCTGACTTTGTCCTTTGTATTGGTCAAGCAGGTGGACGAACTAGCTTGACACCGGAACGAGTGGCCATTAATCAAGACGATGCACGCATTCCTGATAATGAAGGCAATCAACCTATTGACCTTCCTATTCGCCAAGACGGTGCTTCGGCCTACTTTAGCAGTTTGCCGATTAAAGCAATGGTTCAAGCTATAAAAATGGTGGGCTTACCGGCCTCTGTTTCCAATACGGCAGGGACTTTTGTTTGCAATCATTTGATGTATCAGGCCCTCTATTTGGTAGAAAAGAAATTTCCACATGTTAAGGCAGGTTTTATGCATATTCCTTATATGATGGAACAGGTGGTGAATAGACCGACTACCCCAGCTATGAGTTTAGTTGACATTAGGCGAGGGATAGAAGCGGCAATCGGCGCTATTATCGAATATGGGGATGAGGACCTCAAGTTGGTAGGAGGAGAAACTCATTGA